In Zingiber officinale cultivar Zhangliang chromosome 1A, Zo_v1.1, whole genome shotgun sequence, a genomic segment contains:
- the LOC122008842 gene encoding F-box protein At2g05970-like yields the protein MAGGGDGCGDRWVDLSLDLFSLIFSKLSLPQLLRSAAVCVSWSAAAHEVRTRSRRFEFRGQGPWLMFGGGPDRDSSAATFYTLDEGREYTIPLPDAPISRRFLLGSAHGWVITYDTSLGLFQLLNPITGSQIDLPSVVSNHLDIIHDNDERSNIRTRRQFPLIESLIETPPFKAILSADPSLEDDYTVVFIHYFIPSICFTRSGYESWFQLNDVNQFQDILFHKGKLYATTISGSVQVCVIDDARLRRGELPTFTPVIPPDPDHCHFDYLAETPRGDLLNIQRKLGRHDLTVFVEVYRLQLEEEILSRRTEQVKDLGELIIFLGSNHPLCLSASDFPHLRPNSIYFTDELTLFNRHRRTMRIEEQSISGESQSCPPFPVDVGIYSMTDRTFTSILPGDPRLKWPPPVWFKLD from the coding sequence ATGGCCGGCGGTGGCGATGGCTGCGGCGACAGATGGGTTGATCTTTCTTTGGATCTCTTCTCCCTTATCTTCTCCAAACTCTCCCTTCCTCAACTGCTTCGCTCCGCCGCCGTCTGCGTCTCGTGGTCAGCTGCCGCCCACGAGGTGCGCACGCGCAGCAGACGCTTCGAGTTCCGGGGGCAGGGCCCCTGGCTCATGTTCGGGGGCGGCcctgacagggactcctccgcCGCCACCTTCTACACCCTCGACGAGGGAAGGGAGTACACCATCCCCCTCCCGGACGCTCCCATAAGCCGCCGGTTCCTTCTCGGCTCCGCTCACGGTTGGGTCATCACATACGACACCAGCTTGGGGCTGTTTCAACTACTAAACCCGATCACCGGCTCGCAAATCGACCTCCCCTCCGTCGTCTCCAATCACCTCGACATCATCCACGACAACGATGAGCGCTCCAATATCCGAACACGTCGACAATTTCCATTGATTGAATCGCTGATAGAAACTCCTCCCTTCAAAGCAATCCTATCGGCTGATCCCTCGCTCGAAGATGACTACACTGTCGTGTTCATCCACTATTTTATTCCCAGCATCTGTTTCACCCGCTCCGGCTACGAGAGTTGGTTCCAGTTAAATGATGTGAATCAATTTCAGGACATTCTCTTCCACAAAGGCAAACTGTACGCGACCACGATCTCAGGATCCGTGCAAGTTTGCGTCATCGACGACGCCCGACTTCGACGTGGCGAACTGCCCACATTTACACCGGTCATTCCGCCCGATCCTGATCACTGCCACTTTGACTACCTGGCCGAGACTCCCCGAGGAGATCTCTTGAACATTCAGAGGAAGCTGGGCAGGCATGACCTCACTGTCTTTGTCGAGGTTTACAGGTTACAACTGGAGGAGGAGATTCTAAGTAGAAGAACAGAACAagtgaaggacttgggagagttGATCATCTTCTTGGGCAGCAACCACCCGCTTTGCCTCTCTGCATCCGATTTCCCACACTTGAGGCCTAATTCCATATATTTTACCGACGAACTGACACTCTTTAACCGTCATCGAAGGACCATGAGAATCGAAGAACAAAGTATATCgggagaaagtcagagttgcccTCCTTTCCCCGTTGACGTAGGCATCTACAGTATGACCGATCGCACATTCACAAGTATCTTACCAGGCGATCCTCGACTGAAGTGGCCGCCTCCTGTTTGGTTCAAgctagattaa